From a single Sporosarcina oncorhynchi genomic region:
- a CDS encoding adenylate kinase — MNEYKRILLIGCSGAGKSTLSIKLAEILDLPVLHLDAVYWNEGWVPTPKSEFKEKLQMALEEPAWIIDGNFNSTIEMRSRYADLIIFLDFPNWLCLSRVLKRVWTYKGATRPDMAEGCNEKIDWEFAKFIWTYPKKKRPGVLEMLSKMNVDTLILQSPKEVDLWLRTIERKKVM; from the coding sequence ATGAATGAGTATAAAAGGATTCTTCTAATTGGGTGCAGTGGAGCAGGCAAGTCAACACTTTCCATTAAACTGGCGGAAATTCTCGATTTACCTGTCCTTCATCTAGACGCAGTTTATTGGAATGAAGGATGGGTACCGACTCCGAAATCGGAATTCAAGGAGAAGCTACAAATGGCACTAGAAGAGCCTGCATGGATTATCGATGGGAATTTTAATTCGACGATTGAGATGCGTTCGAGATATGCTGACTTGATTATTTTTCTCGATTTCCCGAATTGGCTCTGCTTGTCAAGAGTGTTGAAAAGGGTTTGGACATATAAAGGCGCAACACGTCCTGATATGGCGGAAGGCTGTAATGAAAAAATCGATTGGGAGTTTGCTAAATTCATATGGACGTATCCAAAGAAAAAGCGGCCAGGCGTGCTGGAAATGCTTAGTAAAATGAATGTGGATACGCTAATTTTACAATCACCGAAAGAAGTGGATTTGTGGCTTCGGACGATAGAGAGAAAGAAGGTTATGTAA
- a CDS encoding uracil-DNA glycosylase, protein MFRIPEMMAQLGKERIEGFPVEGFIYGEGPENPELMLIGEAPGEFELVDGIPFIGRAGKELMKSLATIGLSREDVYITSAVRSRPYRWGEKRERDGTLTTRKYNRPPTRLEILAHAPVLDYEIANIKPKLIVTLGNVGLQRLVGKDAKVTELHGQLLERPVQYLRGLDDKVFEWTEQHHRIVPTFHPASIFYRPSHRPNLDADWLAIGEILQRIKDEEHE, encoded by the coding sequence ATGTTTCGGATACCTGAAATGATGGCGCAACTCGGTAAGGAACGCATTGAAGGATTTCCTGTGGAAGGCTTCATCTATGGTGAAGGACCGGAAAATCCCGAACTGATGCTGATTGGCGAAGCACCGGGGGAATTTGAATTGGTCGACGGTATTCCTTTCATCGGACGCGCAGGGAAAGAATTGATGAAGTCGCTCGCGACCATTGGTTTGTCACGTGAAGATGTCTATATTACGAGTGCTGTGCGGAGTAGACCGTACCGCTGGGGCGAAAAGCGTGAACGTGACGGCACGCTGACGACGCGCAAATACAATCGACCACCGACACGTCTAGAGATTTTAGCGCATGCTCCCGTATTAGATTATGAAATCGCCAACATTAAACCGAAACTAATTGTCACTCTTGGCAATGTCGGTTTGCAACGGCTAGTCGGCAAGGATGCAAAAGTAACAGAACTGCATGGTCAATTGTTGGAAAGACCTGTGCAGTACTTACGTGGACTCGATGATAAAGTATTTGAGTGGACCGAACAGCATCATCGAATTGTCCCTACCTTTCATCCGGCATCGATCTTTTATCGGCCATCTCACAGACCGAATCTCGACGCGGATTGGCTAGCAATCGGCGAAATACTGCAGCGCATTAAGGACGAAGAACATGAATGA